The following proteins come from a genomic window of Pseudomonas putida:
- the gpmI gene encoding 2,3-bisphosphoglycerate-independent phosphoglycerate mutase, whose protein sequence is MTSTPKPLVLIILDGFGHSENPEYNAIYAANTPVYDHLRATAPHGLISGSGMDVGLPDGQMGNSEVGHMNLGAGRVVYQDFTRVTKAIRDGDFFENPVLTGAVDQAAGAGKAVHILGLLSDGGVHSHQDHLIAMAELAAQRGAEKIYLHAFLDGRDTPPRSAQSSIELLDSTFAKLGKGRIASLIGRYYAMDRDNRWDRVSAAYNLIVDSVAEHTADSAIAGLEAAYARDESDEFVKATRIGEAVKVEDGDAVIFMNFRADRARELSRVFVEADFNEFPRARLPKLAAYIGLTQYSAKIPAPAAFAPASLNNVLGEYLAKNGKTQLRIAETEKYAHVTFFFSGGREEPFEGEKRILIPSPKVATYDMQPEMSAPEVTDRIVEAIEQQRYDVIVVNYANGDMVGHTGVFDAAVKAVEALDGCVGRIVGALDKVGGEALITADHGNVEQMEDECTGQAHTAHTTEPVPFIYVGKRQVKVREGGVLADVAPTMLKLLGLEKPAEMTGTSILVDD, encoded by the coding sequence ATTCTGGATGGCTTCGGCCACAGTGAAAACCCCGAATACAACGCCATCTATGCCGCCAACACGCCGGTCTATGATCACCTGCGCGCCACCGCGCCGCATGGCCTGATTTCCGGTTCAGGGATGGATGTCGGCCTGCCGGACGGGCAGATGGGCAACTCCGAAGTCGGTCACATGAACCTCGGCGCCGGCCGTGTCGTCTACCAGGACTTCACCCGCGTCACCAAAGCCATCCGCGACGGCGATTTCTTCGAGAACCCGGTGCTGACTGGCGCGGTGGACCAGGCTGCAGGTGCCGGCAAGGCCGTGCATATCCTCGGCCTGCTCTCCGACGGCGGCGTCCACAGCCACCAGGATCACCTGATCGCCATGGCCGAACTGGCCGCGCAGCGTGGCGCCGAGAAGATCTACCTGCATGCGTTCCTTGACGGTCGTGACACCCCGCCGCGCAGCGCGCAATCGTCCATCGAGCTGCTCGATTCGACCTTTGCCAAGCTCGGCAAAGGCCGTATCGCCAGCCTGATCGGCCGTTACTACGCGATGGACCGCGACAACCGCTGGGACCGCGTCAGCGCCGCCTACAACCTGATCGTCGACAGCGTTGCCGAACACACGGCAGACAGCGCCATTGCTGGACTCGAAGCGGCCTATGCGCGCGATGAGAGCGACGAATTCGTCAAGGCCACACGCATTGGCGAAGCGGTAAAGGTCGAAGATGGCGATGCCGTGATCTTCATGAACTTCCGTGCCGACCGCGCACGTGAGCTGTCACGCGTGTTCGTCGAAGCCGATTTCAACGAGTTCCCACGGGCACGCCTGCCAAAACTGGCTGCCTACATCGGCCTGACCCAGTACTCGGCGAAAATCCCGGCCCCTGCGGCGTTTGCCCCGGCCAGTTTGAACAACGTGCTGGGTGAATACCTGGCAAAAAACGGCAAGACTCAGCTGCGCATCGCCGAAACCGAGAAATATGCACACGTCACCTTCTTCTTCTCCGGGGGGCGCGAAGAGCCGTTCGAAGGCGAAAAGCGCATTCTGATCCCGTCGCCGAAAGTCGCCACCTACGACATGCAGCCGGAAATGAGCGCCCCAGAGGTCACCGACCGTATCGTCGAGGCCATCGAGCAGCAGCGCTATGACGTGATCGTGGTCAATTACGCCAACGGTGACATGGTCGGCCATACCGGCGTGTTCGACGCCGCAGTCAAGGCCGTCGAAGCCCTGGACGGCTGTGTCGGTCGCATCGTCGGGGCCCTGGACAAGGTGGGCGGCGAAGCGCTGATCACTGCAGACCACGGCAACGTCGAGCAGATGGAGGACGAATGCACCGGCCAGGCGCACACCGCCCACACCACCGAGCCGGTGCCGTTCATCTATGTCGGCAAACGCCAGGTCAAAGTTCGCGAGGGCGGCGTGCTGGCCGACGTGGCGCCGACCATGCTCAAGCTGCTGGGGCTGGAAAAGCCTGCGGAGATGACCGGAACCTCGATCCTGGTCGACGATTAA